One Pigmentibacter ruber genomic window, TTAAGTCAACAAAAAATGATTGATTCACTTGCTCTAATTGCATTATCAAATACTGTTCAACTCACTGAAAAAATACCTACTGCCTCTGCTCAATTATTACAAAAAATAAAATTCCTTGAAAATAAGAGAACTCTTTTAATAAAAAATATCAATAACTCAATACCTTTAGAAAATATTCACAAAGCATTTGAATTTTTATTAACTAAAACTAGCGATTATTGTTTTGTAGCAGTCGAAAGCAATAGTAAATATAACTTGTCAGAATTAAATTTATATGTTTTAGAAAAAAATTATAGATTACATGATCTCGAGTATGCTTTGTGCGATGTTCATGGTTGTAAAAAGCCCCAAAAAAATATCTCTGACCTCTTAAACTAAAGGTAAAATATGGATAAAGATATTCAAACACCTAATATTTTTACTGTCTCTGATGGTACTGGTGAAACAGCTTTAAGCATAGTAAGAGCTGTCAAAGTACAGTTCGAACATGAAGAAATGCATATTCAAAGATTTAATAAAGTTAGAACAAGAGATTTACTGGAAGAAATGCTTATCCAAGCTAGAGAAAAAAACGCCATTGTTGTAGCTACACTAGTAGATCCGACTTTACGAATTTATTTAATTTCACGTTCAATGCAACTAGGAGTTAAGGTTGTTGATGTATTATTTCCATTATTAGAATCCGTTTCAGAGTTAATTGGAAAAAGACCAAGCGCTATACCTGGCTTGCTACGTCAATTGGATGAAGATTATTTTAAAAGAATTAGTGCGATAGAGTATACTGTAAGACATGATGACGGTGTGATATCTAATGATTTATTTGAAGCAGATATTATCTTGATAGGTGTATCAAGAACTTCAAAAACTCCTCTCTCTATGTATTTAGGCCATAAAGGATATAAAGTTGCAAATATACCCTTGGTACCAGGTATTGAGCCACCGCCTGAATTATTTAAAGTTGATCAAAATAAAATTATTGGACTTATAATTGACCCTTCGAGACTTGCAGAAATAAGAATAGCTAGAGTTGAGGCTTTAGGCTCAAACGATATAGGTGATTATGCTGATCTTGAAAAAATATTTGAAGAATTAGAGTGGAGTAGAGAAATATTTAAGCGCAATAAAAAATGGCCAGTTTTAGATGTCACAGGTAAAGCACTTGAAGAAAATTCTGTTGAAATTGAGAAAATAATCTTAAGCAGATTTCCCGAATTAGAAAGTGAATAGATGAATCATTTATTATATTTTGTATATTATAACTTTAGTCTATTGCATTCAAACTTAGGTGAGGAGAAATTAGATTAATATGAGCGCATCAGAAATAACTTTTAGTGTAGTAATTCCAGCGTATAATGAATCAGAGACACTCCAACACTGTTATAAAAAAATTTCACCAATACTTGAAGCAAAATTTAAAAATTCATACGAAATAATTTTTGTCGATGATGGTAGTAAAGATCAAACATATTCTGAGTTAAAAAAAATAGCTTCAAATGATTCCAAAGTTAAATGTATTATTCTATCTAGAAATTTTGGCAAAGAAGCAGCCATGTCTGCTGGGCTTTTACATACAACTGGAAACTTTGTATCTGTTATTGATTGTGATTTACAAGACCCACCAGAAATTATGATAAGTATGTATGACTACTTGCTAGAACAAAACTGTGACGTGGTTTATGGAGTAAGAACCGAACGTTTAGGCGAAACTTTCTTAAAAAAATTAACTGCAAATCTATTCTATCGATTTATTGGAAAATTATCGATAGTAGATATACCTAGAAACACAGGCGATTTTCGGGTTATGAAGAAAGAAGTTGTTGCTGCAATAAATGAATTAGTTGAAACA contains:
- a CDS encoding pyruvate, water dikinase regulatory protein translates to MDKDIQTPNIFTVSDGTGETALSIVRAVKVQFEHEEMHIQRFNKVRTRDLLEEMLIQAREKNAIVVATLVDPTLRIYLISRSMQLGVKVVDVLFPLLESVSELIGKRPSAIPGLLRQLDEDYFKRISAIEYTVRHDDGVISNDLFEADIILIGVSRTSKTPLSMYLGHKGYKVANIPLVPGIEPPPELFKVDQNKIIGLIIDPSRLAEIRIARVEALGSNDIGDYADLEKIFEELEWSREIFKRNKKWPVLDVTGKALEENSVEIEKIILSRFPELESE
- a CDS encoding glycosyltransferase family 2 protein, which codes for MSASEITFSVVIPAYNESETLQHCYKKISPILEAKFKNSYEIIFVDDGSKDQTYSELKKIASNDSKVKCIILSRNFGKEAAMSAGLLHTTGNFVSVIDCDLQDPPEIMISMYDYLLEQNCDVVYGVRTERLGETFLKKLTANLFYRFIGKLSIVDIPRNTGDFRVMKKEVVAAINELVETQRFMKGIFAWVGFNQIKFEYKREARVSGTSKFNFIKLWNFALEGITSFTDIPLKVATYIGFFLSISSIFTMLCYIIKYLIIGDKIQGFLTLLISILFIGGVQLMFLGILGEYLGRTFFESKRRPIFIAKEKLNIK